From Pigmentibacter ruber, a single genomic window includes:
- a CDS encoding M12 family metallopeptidase, producing MKNIFKYFILLNFFIICFSGNAYYSEERNIIQKSAPVEQTSFWPSGIVYYIIDDVFTMEDKEKIRHAMDEISSINERIRFEPREDQIYGCSSFPPKCYGYANANQPNYIHIVKNGWCWSYVGMIGGKQELSLGFSNTKTCLTHGTILHELMHALGFHHEQSRFDRDQFINIDDSNIEDDDKKNFKKNEQHTTRFGEYDFQSIMHYGSYDCAKDTKKPVLSKKDGSLLTKNYKLSEEDKKALLLAY from the coding sequence GTGAAGAATATATTTAAATATTTTATCTTACTTAATTTTTTTATTATTTGTTTTAGTGGAAATGCATATTATTCAGAGGAAAGAAACATAATTCAGAAATCAGCTCCAGTTGAACAAACAAGTTTTTGGCCAAGTGGTATTGTTTACTATATAATTGATGATGTATTTACAATGGAAGATAAAGAAAAAATACGGCATGCTATGGATGAAATTTCTTCAATTAATGAAAGAATTCGCTTTGAACCACGTGAAGACCAAATATACGGATGTTCTTCTTTTCCACCAAAATGTTATGGGTATGCAAATGCCAATCAGCCCAATTACATTCACATTGTAAAAAATGGTTGGTGTTGGAGTTATGTAGGAATGATAGGTGGAAAACAAGAATTATCTCTTGGTTTTTCTAATACTAAGACGTGTCTTACTCATGGTACTATTTTGCATGAATTGATGCATGCACTAGGATTTCATCACGAGCAATCAAGATTTGATAGAGATCAATTTATAAATATAGATGATTCCAATATTGAGGATGATGATAAAAAAAACTTTAAGAAAAATGAGCAACACACTACTCGCTTTGGAGAATACGATTTTCAATCAATAATGCATTATGGTAGTTATGATTGTGCAAAAGACACAAAAAAACCAGTTTTGTCGAAAAAAGATGGCAGTTTGTTAACGAAAAATTACAAACTAAGCGAAGAAGATAAAAAAGCTTTACTTTTAGCTTACTAA